In the genome of Myxococcus stipitatus, one region contains:
- a CDS encoding ExbD/TolR family protein, giving the protein MAAHPSQAPEVADEEALARLRFRRALARKKRKEREAAGEIKELNITAMMDMMTILLVFLLKSFASSSAAVTASEDVRPPISTTRATPRDTVAVTITPKSVLVGEREVLRLKDGQLPAQALQGRLVLPLDAQLKKEVEKLKYIAERNPQAPFSKELSVIADRKVPYDMLLSVLYTAGQNELENYRFVVLKKEGD; this is encoded by the coding sequence ATGGCCGCGCACCCGTCCCAGGCTCCCGAAGTCGCCGATGAAGAGGCCCTCGCGCGGCTGCGCTTCCGCAGGGCGCTGGCGCGCAAGAAGCGCAAGGAGCGCGAGGCGGCGGGGGAGATCAAGGAGCTGAACATCACCGCGATGATGGACATGATGACCATCCTCCTGGTGTTCCTGCTCAAGTCCTTCGCCTCGTCGTCCGCGGCGGTGACGGCCTCCGAGGATGTCCGGCCTCCCATCTCCACCACGCGCGCGACGCCTCGGGACACCGTGGCCGTCACCATCACCCCGAAGAGTGTCCTCGTGGGGGAGCGTGAGGTGCTGCGGTTGAAGGACGGACAGCTTCCCGCGCAGGCCCTCCAGGGCCGGCTGGTGCTCCCGCTGGACGCGCAGCTGAAGAAGGAAGTGGAGAAGCTGAAGTACATCGCCGAGCGCAATCCCCAGGCGCCCTTCAGCAAGGAGCTCTCCGTCATCGCGGACCGCAAGGTCCCCTACGACATGCTCCTGAGCGTGCTCTACACGGCGGGGCAGAACGAGCTGGAGAACTACCGCTTCGTCGTCCTCAAGAAAGAGGGCGACTGA
- a CDS encoding ExbD/TolR family protein, with product MAFYYSRRKLKVREDEETGELNIVPYLDILMNLIIFMLLSITGLASFGILNVSAPAYGPAPTGVTQVAPADEPKLTLSVLISRKGHFVSSESAILGEQGEPTVPTKAGDYDYAALNAWMVKIKSEFPKETKVIVGADGDIPYDVLIQTMDAIREEQGAQRRLLFPDVTLAGT from the coding sequence ATGGCGTTCTACTACTCCCGCCGCAAGCTGAAGGTCCGCGAGGACGAGGAAACGGGCGAGCTCAACATCGTCCCGTACCTCGACATCCTCATGAACCTCATCATCTTCATGCTGCTGTCGATCACGGGCCTGGCCTCGTTCGGCATCCTGAACGTGAGCGCCCCGGCCTATGGCCCCGCGCCCACCGGGGTGACGCAGGTGGCGCCCGCCGACGAGCCGAAGCTGACCTTGTCGGTGCTCATCTCCCGCAAGGGTCACTTCGTCAGCAGCGAGAGCGCCATCCTCGGCGAGCAGGGCGAGCCCACCGTGCCCACGAAGGCCGGTGACTACGACTACGCCGCGCTCAACGCGTGGATGGTGAAGATCAAGTCCGAGTTCCCCAAGGAGACCAAGGTCATCGTGGGCGCGGATGGGGACATCCCATACGACGTGCTCATCCAGACCATGGACGCCATCCGCGAGGAGCAGGGCGCTCAGCGGCGGCTCCTGTTCCCCGACGTCACGCTGGCGGGGACCTGA
- a CDS encoding MotA/TolQ/ExbB proton channel family protein, giving the protein MISSVVSELLVNASLAAADAGKLGVTDSVIKFFKDGGPFMFVNLFWLACSLAVATERIVTLVFRYNLNPAPFMEQISKLVRSGNLDRAVKVCGMAPAAPLAKVIRAGLVHANRGEIEVAKAVEEALVEHSPHVSKRIPWLWSLANIATLVGLVGTIFGLIGTFQALGNVPAEQKQMLLSDGISKAMNNTAFALSIAVLCIVFHLFLTSYAKALVENLELNALKLENLLSRRGSVDPSATELEARAS; this is encoded by the coding sequence ATGATTTCCTCGGTGGTGAGCGAGCTGCTGGTCAACGCGAGCCTCGCGGCCGCGGACGCGGGAAAGCTGGGCGTCACGGACTCCGTCATCAAGTTCTTCAAGGATGGCGGGCCGTTCATGTTCGTGAACCTGTTCTGGCTGGCGTGCTCGTTGGCCGTGGCGACGGAGCGCATCGTCACGCTGGTCTTCCGCTACAACCTCAACCCGGCGCCCTTCATGGAGCAGATCTCCAAGCTGGTGCGCAGCGGCAACCTGGACCGCGCCGTGAAGGTGTGCGGCATGGCGCCGGCGGCGCCCCTGGCCAAGGTCATCCGCGCGGGGCTGGTGCACGCGAACCGGGGTGAAATCGAGGTGGCCAAGGCGGTGGAGGAGGCGCTCGTCGAGCACAGCCCCCACGTCTCGAAGCGGATTCCGTGGCTCTGGTCGCTGGCGAACATCGCCACGCTGGTGGGCCTGGTGGGCACCATCTTCGGCCTCATCGGTACGTTCCAGGCGCTGGGCAACGTGCCCGCGGAGCAGAAGCAGATGCTCCTGTCGGACGGCATCTCCAAGGCGATGAACAACACCGCCTTCGCGCTGTCCATCGCGGTGCTCTGCATCGTCTTCCACCTGTTCCTCACGTCGTACGCGAAGGCGCTGGTGGAGAACCTAGAGCTGAACGCGCTGAAGCTGGAGAACCTCCTGTCCCGGCGCGGGAGCGTGGACCCGTCCGCCACGGAGCTCGAGGCCCGAGCGTCGTAG
- the topA gene encoding type I DNA topoisomerase — protein MATRTKKKAEETEATEEKAPRKATGRTAAKKKPAAKKATAKKAAARRRTTKKKGDDDALPTVEADAEEEATPRGKGPHYLVVVESPAKAKTIKKYLGSGYSVKASVGHVKDLPKSKMGVDVEHDFQPEYEVIKGKEKVLNELKKMAKSADKVFLATDPDREGEAIAWHIKEELAHPDAMRVTFNEITKKAIQEAIAQPRELNQDNYDSQQTRRILDRLVGYQISPLLWQKIRRGLSAGRVQSVAVRLIVEREAEIKAFVPEEYWTLDALLEGPSGPPPFKAKLSKVDGKKVELKDRVGTEALVSELQGAEFTVAKVDRRERRRNAPAPFITSKLQQEAANRLSFTAKKTMTLAQKLYEGVPLGEEGQTALITYMRTDSTRLSDDAVKQVRELIGTRYGADYLPEEAVVYKSRKSAQDAHEAIRPTSLEYPPERVRPFFEAMDEQDMFRLYELIWNRFVACQMKPAVYDQTSADIAAGRATFRASGSTLKFPGYLAVYGAGLTPEEEAEKEKAKAAGDESADGADAVGDLPVLNDGDKLALQKLLHEQHFTQPPPRFSEATLVKELEEKGIGRPSTYAAILSTIQDKKYVEKLEGRFRPTDLGQMTNEMLVKHFPHELDVTFTATMEEKLDQISDGGTSWKAVLHDFYGPFKETLEKAKAEMRDVKREEIKTDIACEKCGNHFVIKFGKMGHFLACSNYPDCKNTKDFKRDAEGKIVIVEEETTDELCEKCSKPMVIKRGRFGRFMACSGYPDCKTSKPISIGVSCPDCKQGYLTERRSGRGKIFFGCNRYPDCRFAAWDRPLAEACPQCASPYLLQKFSKRDGAYVACPNKECGYRREVAEQAGVPTDPGTSSAA, from the coding sequence ATGGCCACGCGGACGAAGAAGAAGGCGGAAGAGACTGAGGCGACCGAGGAGAAGGCGCCCCGCAAGGCGACCGGTCGCACGGCCGCCAAGAAGAAGCCTGCGGCCAAGAAGGCCACGGCGAAGAAGGCCGCGGCCCGCCGGCGCACGACGAAGAAGAAGGGGGACGACGACGCGCTGCCCACCGTGGAGGCGGACGCGGAGGAGGAGGCCACCCCGCGCGGCAAGGGGCCGCACTACCTGGTTGTCGTCGAGTCGCCCGCCAAGGCGAAGACCATCAAGAAGTACCTGGGCTCCGGCTACTCGGTGAAGGCGTCCGTGGGCCATGTGAAGGACCTGCCCAAGAGCAAGATGGGCGTCGACGTGGAGCACGACTTCCAGCCCGAGTACGAGGTCATCAAGGGCAAGGAGAAGGTGCTCAACGAGCTGAAGAAGATGGCGAAGTCCGCCGACAAGGTCTTCCTGGCCACGGACCCCGACCGCGAGGGGGAGGCCATTGCCTGGCACATCAAGGAAGAGCTCGCGCATCCGGACGCGATGCGGGTGACCTTCAACGAAATCACCAAGAAGGCCATTCAAGAGGCCATCGCCCAGCCGCGAGAGCTGAACCAGGACAACTACGACTCGCAGCAGACGCGCCGCATCCTGGACCGGCTGGTGGGCTACCAGATCTCCCCGCTGCTCTGGCAGAAGATCCGCCGGGGCCTGTCCGCCGGCCGCGTGCAGTCGGTGGCGGTGCGCCTCATCGTGGAGCGCGAGGCGGAGATCAAGGCCTTCGTCCCCGAGGAGTACTGGACGCTGGACGCGCTGCTGGAGGGCCCGTCGGGTCCGCCGCCGTTCAAGGCCAAGCTGTCCAAGGTGGACGGCAAGAAGGTGGAGCTCAAGGACCGCGTCGGCACGGAGGCGCTCGTCTCCGAGCTGCAGGGCGCCGAGTTCACCGTGGCCAAGGTGGACCGCCGCGAGCGTCGCCGCAACGCGCCCGCGCCGTTCATCACCTCCAAGCTCCAGCAGGAGGCGGCCAACCGGCTGTCCTTCACGGCGAAGAAGACGATGACGCTGGCCCAGAAGCTCTACGAGGGTGTGCCCCTCGGCGAGGAAGGCCAGACGGCACTCATCACGTACATGCGTACGGACTCCACGCGTCTGTCCGACGACGCGGTGAAGCAGGTTCGCGAGCTCATCGGCACCAGGTATGGCGCGGACTACCTGCCCGAGGAGGCGGTGGTCTACAAGTCCCGCAAGAGCGCGCAGGACGCCCACGAAGCCATCCGTCCCACGTCCCTGGAGTACCCGCCGGAGCGGGTGCGGCCCTTCTTCGAGGCCATGGACGAGCAGGACATGTTCCGCCTCTACGAGCTCATCTGGAACCGCTTCGTCGCGTGCCAGATGAAGCCCGCCGTGTATGACCAGACGAGCGCGGACATCGCCGCGGGCCGGGCCACGTTCCGCGCCTCTGGCAGCACGCTGAAGTTCCCGGGCTACCTCGCGGTGTACGGCGCGGGCCTGACGCCGGAGGAGGAGGCCGAGAAGGAGAAGGCCAAGGCCGCCGGCGACGAGAGCGCGGACGGCGCGGACGCCGTGGGCGACCTGCCGGTCCTCAACGACGGCGACAAGCTGGCCCTGCAGAAGCTGCTGCACGAGCAGCACTTCACCCAGCCGCCCCCGCGCTTCAGCGAGGCGACGCTGGTGAAGGAGCTGGAAGAGAAGGGCATCGGCCGTCCGTCCACCTACGCGGCCATTCTCTCCACCATCCAGGACAAGAAGTACGTGGAGAAGCTCGAGGGGCGCTTCAGGCCCACCGACCTGGGGCAGATGACCAACGAGATGCTGGTCAAGCACTTCCCCCATGAGCTGGACGTCACCTTCACCGCGACGATGGAGGAGAAGCTCGACCAGATCTCCGACGGTGGCACGAGCTGGAAGGCCGTGCTGCACGACTTCTACGGGCCCTTCAAGGAGACGCTCGAGAAGGCCAAGGCGGAGATGCGCGACGTCAAGCGCGAGGAGATCAAGACCGACATCGCCTGTGAGAAGTGCGGCAACCACTTCGTCATCAAGTTCGGAAAGATGGGGCACTTCCTCGCCTGCTCGAACTACCCCGACTGCAAGAACACGAAGGACTTCAAGCGGGACGCCGAGGGGAAGATCGTCATCGTCGAGGAAGAGACGACGGACGAGCTTTGCGAGAAGTGCTCCAAGCCCATGGTCATCAAGCGCGGCCGGTTCGGACGCTTCATGGCGTGCTCGGGCTACCCGGACTGCAAGACGTCCAAGCCCATCTCCATCGGCGTGAGCTGCCCGGACTGCAAGCAGGGCTACCTCACGGAGCGCCGCAGCGGCCGCGGGAAGATCTTCTTCGGCTGCAACCGCTACCCGGACTGCCGCTTCGCCGCGTGGGACCGGCCCCTGGCGGAGGCGTGCCCTCAGTGCGCGTCGCCCTATCTGCTCCAGAAGTTCTCCAAGCGGGACGGTGCGTACGTCGCCTGCCCGAACAAGGAGTGTGGCTACCGGCGTGAGGTGGCGGAGCAGGCGGGCGTACCTACAGACCCGGGGACCTCCTCCGCGGCCTGA
- a CDS encoding TraR/DksA family transcriptional regulator, which translates to MSRAKDLLRVREILQRRRREILTTSDGTHRELTALKEQERDPEYEENAQSELADYTLSSLMEAQRREIMLIDAALRRMDMGVFGECVDCGQEISMERLEALPFAIRCEEDATSHEQDMRGGPYATPSL; encoded by the coding sequence ATGAGCCGAGCCAAAGACTTGTTGAGGGTCCGCGAGATTCTCCAGCGCCGCAGGCGGGAAATCCTCACCACCAGCGACGGCACGCACCGCGAGCTCACCGCGCTCAAGGAACAGGAGAGAGATCCCGAGTACGAGGAGAACGCGCAGTCGGAGCTGGCGGACTACACCCTGTCCAGCCTCATGGAGGCCCAGCGGCGCGAAATCATGCTCATCGACGCCGCGCTGCGACGCATGGACATGGGCGTGTTCGGCGAGTGCGTGGACTGCGGCCAGGAGATCTCCATGGAGCGCCTGGAGGCCCTGCCGTTCGCCATCCGCTGCGAGGAGGACGCCACCTCCCACGAACAGGACATGCGCGGCGGACCGTACGCCACGCCGTCCCTGTAG